From the genome of bacterium:
CCTTCCACAAGAACCTTTTGTCCTTCCTCAAGGATAGCAAACCCTTTCTTCTGCCCTTCCTCAAGCCTTTCTTGACTAGCCAAAACAGCCTCTTGACTAGCCAAAACAGCCTCTTGACTAGCCAAAATAGCTTTTTCCATCTTCTGGTTACCCTTCCAGATATAAGCAAGGATTATACCCAGCACCGTAAGGCACACACCCAATATCCCTATAGTCATAATTAACCTCCCTTTTTATTGCTCAAGGCTCTTGGCTTTTGGCTCTAAAAATTCACCCTTAAGCTTTAACCCTAGTGCATTTATCAATCTTTCATCTTCCATCTTTAATCTTTCATCTTTTCAGTCTCCCTAAAATAAGGAGAATCTTCTTATTCATTGCCCCTCTTTGACACTTGCCATCAAGCATAAATATACATTAAGCTTTAGTCTTTTGGCAATTAAAAAGATAAGGTCAAATACAAATCCACTGCCCTTACCCCCTGGCTTATAAACCCCAACCCTAACATTAACCAAACTCAAGATTCTCTTCATCTCTTTTATTTTTTATTATTTTGTAACTATTCACCCTGGAAAGCAGGCCAATAAAGAGTTGTGTTGATATGGTTAGTGCCATTATTAAAAAACTGACCACCAATCACTGACTTGTTATGATATGCTGAATAGTTACAATTCTTTTTCAACAAGAGAATTCTTAAGAGATGAGATTATGTTTTGCTCTGCCTCGTCTATTGGAAGGGGAAGAATACAGCCAGCTGCACAGAGATGACCGCCGCCGCCAAATTTAGAGGCTATGCTTCTTACATCAAATCCCCTTTTTGACCTTAAGGAAATCTTTGTCCTTTGTGAAGAAAGCTCCCTAAATAGAACAATGACCAAAGCCTCCTTTATCCCTCTCATCATATCAAGCAATGTATCTGTTTCTGGCTCTCTATTAGCCTCATCTACCATTTCCTCTGTAATCCTTGCTGAAACAATAGAACCATCCATCTTAAGATTGCACAATGCCTTTCCAAAAAGCCTTAATTCGTTTATGTTTTTTGTGCTATAAAGCTTTTCTTTTATTTCGGATGGCTCTATCCCATATTCAAGAAGCTCTGCACATATCCTCAAGCTATCCTGCGTTGTGTTTCTGAAGCTAAAGAATCCTGTATCTGTTGCTATACCAACATATAGAAGAATGGCTATATCCTTATCTACTTCTTTTGAAAGCCCTATTAAAAGCTTGTATATCATCTCACAGACAGATGATGCCTTCTCATCCATCCAATTTACATTTCCTATACCACCTCCAAGATGATGGTCAATATTTACCTTTAAAGGAACTCTTTCAATTATTTTTTTTGTCCTGATTCCTAGCCTTTCTATCTCATTTACATCAAGAATCAAGGCTACATCTTTTCTATTATCATCTGGTTGCAATATTTCCGAAAGATGGGGAAGAAAGGAAAAATATCCCTGGGGATTATCCTCATTTATAATAATAACATTTTTCCCCAAACTTTTAAGGAGAAGAAAGAGGGTTATCTGACTTCCAATTGAATCCCCATCTGGACGAATATGGGATGTTATTATAAAATTATCCCTCTCTTGTAAGACCTTTAAAACTTCATTCATCTTCTTCAATAAAAAATGTTAGGTCTGGCGTATAGCGAAGGTTGATTTCTTTTGCCAGATATAGCCTGATAGAAGGCTTTGCCTTTTTTAAAGCCTCCAAACACTCCTTTTCATTCCTTAAGCTGCTTATATAAACCTTTGCCTCCCTCAAATCCCCTGTCAGATTAACCCTTGTAACCGAAAGGAGGCTATCGCTATTCATCTCCTTTAGGATAAACTCCGCTATCTTTTCCCTTATAGCCTCAGCCACCCTCTCTTTTCTTTCGTTCATAAACGTTAGTTGTCAGTAACGAGTGGTGAGCAATTACTCGCCACTGTTCACTGGTCACTATTCACTTTGTTGGTGTTCCTGTTTCTGTTATTGTTCCAGTGCTAGTCGGCGTTCCTACTAAACTTCCTGTTGTTGGTGTCCCTATCTCCCCTTGTTTTACCTCTGGCCCTTTAAATAGAACCTTAATTTGAGGACCTAGGGCTAAAACAACAGCAATTACAATAACGGCAATCAAACCAATGATTAGCCCATACTCAACCAAGCTTTCTCCCTTTTTTTTCATTCCTTTTACCTCCTTTTTCTTCATACGCTTTTATTATCTTACTTACCAATGGATGACGGACAACATCCAATTTATCAAGATAAGAAAACCCTATTCCAGATACACCCTTTAATATTTCCTGAATCTCAACAAGGCCTGATGTTACATCAGAAGGAAGGTCTATCTGGGTAATATCTCCTGTAATCACAGCCTTTGAATCAAAGCCAAGCCTTGTTAAAAACATCTTCATTTGTTCAGATGTTGTATTTTGAGCCTCATCAAGAATGATAAATGAATCATTCAATGTCCTTCCCCTCATATATGCTAATGGTGCTATTTCAATTACACCATTTTCAAACATCTTATGGAATTTTTCAATTCCCATCATATCATAGAGGGCATCATATAATGGTCTTAAATATGGATTTACCTTTTCTTGTAGGTCGCCTGGAAGAAATCCAAGCCGCTCGCCTGCCTCAACAGCTGGTCTTGCAAGGATTATCCTCTCAACCCTCCTTATAAGAAGGGATGAAAGAGCCATTGCAACAGCAAGGTATGTCTTTCCTGTTCCTGCAGGACCAATAGCAACCACCAGATCATTCTTCCTCATCATCTCTACATACTTCCTCTGATTTATGCTCTTTGGTTTTACCAGTCTTCCCCTTTCTGATACACAGATTGTATCCTCAAACACCTCAAGGATGTCCTCTTTGTCCTCAAAAAGCCTTAAGGCATATTTTATTTCCTCCCTTCTTATTAAATGACCCTGCCTTATAAGAAGAAGGAGGGAATTAAAAAGGGAAAGAATCTTTTTATTTTCTCTTTTTTCTCCAGAGAGGATTATTTCTGTCCCTTTTGGAATTATCTTTGAAGAAAATGCGTTCTGGATAATCCTTATGTTCTCATCATCCTTTCCGCAAAGCCTTAAAACCTCATCTTCATTAGCAAGAATAAGCCTCTCTTGTAACATTAAGCCTTTTCTACTTTATTGGGTTTATTCTCTTCCTTTAGCTTCTTTTTGTATTCAGGGCTTCTATAATCTGTAATATAAAAACCTCCTCCCTTAAAGAGAAAACCCCCTCCTTCTCCAAAACACATCTTTACATTTTCTCTACAGTTCGGGCAGGTTTTTAAAGGCTCTTGCTTAATTGAGGCAAAAACCTCAAACCTTCCACACCTTCTACATTCATACTCATATGTTGGCATTTTACAAACAGTATAATCTTAAAAAGACCTTTTGTCTAGGACATTATTTAAAAACAACCTCAACATCTTTCTTTATTTTTACATTGCCAAAGCTCCTATCTGCAACAAACCCGGAGCCTTTAAGAATTAAATCCTTTTTTATAAAAGAAACCCTGTCGTCTGTAGAAAGGAAATTTGTTTTTTCAGAAAAATTAAGGCTTGATGTTGTAAGGGTTGCTCCAATTTTTGTGCTTGCTGTTATACTTCCTTTAAGGCTTATTTTATCGCCATCAATAATGCCTTCATTCCCTGTAATTGTGCATTCTAAAGAATCACCTTTAAATAACTCAAGCTTTAAATTGTAAAGATAGGTTTTATTATCTTTCATCGTTATCTTTTCTGATGTAAGCCTCCATGTTTTCTTTCCACTCTTTGAGGATGTAAGGATGCTCTTTTTAATTTCAGAGGAAGGGGTAGGCCGAATTTCTTTTTCCTTGCCACAACATGACAAAATAAGAAGAAAAAGGCACAAAGTTTCAATGGTTTTGACTTTATAATTCAATTCCCATCCTTTCCAAGATTCCAGAAAACCCTTCATTTGTATAATACTCTATTTCTATCTTTCCTTTATTTATATTCCCCCTTATTTTTACATTTGTTCCTAAATCCCTTTTTATCTTTTCCTCAATAGACACAATCTCATAATCTATTTTTGTTTCACGTGAAACTTTTTCAACATCACGAACACTTAGCTTTTTCTTTAAAATTTCCTTAAATACGCTATCCCTTTTATCTCCTTCTATAGAAAGGATTGCCCTTCCATGACCCGATGAAATCTCTCCTATTTGTATTGCCTTCTGGATATGGGAAGGAAGAGAAAGCAATCTTATGGTATTTGCGATAACAGAACGCTCCTTTCCAATTACCTTGCTTATTTCCTCTTGTGTCAAGCCAAATTCATCTATAAGCCTCTTGTATCCCTTTGCCTCCTCAATGGGATTTAAGTCTTGTCTCTGGAGGTTTTCGGTAAGGGCAATAACCAGGCTTTCAGAATCAGAAGCCTCTTTTACAATCGCAGGTATTTTTTTAAACCCTGCTTTTATAGC
Proteins encoded in this window:
- a CDS encoding ParB/RepB/Spo0J family partition protein, which encodes MKKALGRGLDVLFPDSEAFVEIEREKIKPGKYQPRERFEDEKERELLLSIKEKGLLQPIIVRTKDDGYEIIAGERRFRAAIKAGFKKIPAIVKEASDSESLVIALTENLQRQDLNPIEEAKGYKRLIDEFGLTQEEISKVIGKERSVIANTIRLLSLPSHIQKAIQIGEISSGHGRAILSIEGDKRDSVFKEILKKKLSVRDVEKVSRETKIDYEIVSIEEKIKRDLGTNVKIRGNINKGKIEIEYYTNEGFSGILERMGIEL
- a CDS encoding PhoH family protein is translated as MLQERLILANEDEVLRLCGKDDENIRIIQNAFSSKIIPKGTEIILSGEKRENKKILSLFNSLLLLIRQGHLIRREEIKYALRLFEDKEDILEVFEDTICVSERGRLVKPKSINQRKYVEMMRKNDLVVAIGPAGTGKTYLAVAMALSSLLIRRVERIILARPAVEAGERLGFLPGDLQEKVNPYLRPLYDALYDMMGIEKFHKMFENGVIEIAPLAYMRGRTLNDSFIILDEAQNTTSEQMKMFLTRLGFDSKAVITGDITQIDLPSDVTSGLVEIQEILKGVSGIGFSYLDKLDVVRHPLVSKIIKAYEEKGGKRNEKKGRKLG
- a CDS encoding bifunctional oligoribonuclease/PAP phosphatase NrnA; the encoded protein is MNEVLKVLQERDNFIITSHIRPDGDSIGSQITLFLLLKSLGKNVIIINEDNPQGYFSFLPHLSEILQPDDNRKDVALILDVNEIERLGIRTKKIIERVPLKVNIDHHLGGGIGNVNWMDEKASSVCEMIYKLLIGLSKEVDKDIAILLYVGIATDTGFFSFRNTTQDSLRICAELLEYGIEPSEIKEKLYSTKNINELRLFGKALCNLKMDGSIVSARITEEMVDEANREPETDTLLDMMRGIKEALVIVLFRELSSQRTKISLRSKRGFDVRSIASKFGGGGHLCAAGCILPLPIDEAEQNIISSLKNSLVEKEL
- a CDS encoding zinc ribbon domain-containing protein, translated to MPTYEYECRRCGRFEVFASIKQEPLKTCPNCRENVKMCFGEGGGFLFKGGGFYITDYRSPEYKKKLKEENKPNKVEKA
- a CDS encoding Flp family type IVb pilin, encoding MKKKGESLVEYGLIIGLIAVIVIAVVLALGPQIKVLFKGPEVKQGEIGTPTTGSLVGTPTSTGTITETGTPTK
- the rbfA gene encoding 30S ribosome-binding factor RbfA, translated to MNERKERVAEAIREKIAEFILKEMNSDSLLSVTRVNLTGDLREAKVYISSLRNEKECLEALKKAKPSIRLYLAKEINLRYTPDLTFFIEEDE
- the lptC gene encoding LPS export ABC transporter periplasmic protein LptC produces the protein MNYKVKTIETLCLFLLILSCCGKEKEIRPTPSSEIKKSILTSSKSGKKTWRLTSEKITMKDNKTYLYNLKLELFKGDSLECTITGNEGIIDGDKISLKGSITASTKIGATLTTSSLNFSEKTNFLSTDDRVSFIKKDLILKGSGFVADRSFGNVKIKKDVEVVFK